TGCAGTTGTATTTTTCCTTTATTTTATTGTCTGTTGGCCAATCAGCCGGCTTGCAGCTTATTTAGAAAAAAGGTGGGCATAAGAATGGAAGAATTAGTAAAAGTAAATCATTTACATAAAGAATATGAAAATCATGTCGTGCTAAAAGACATCAGCTTTTCCGTGAAAAAAGGGGAGGTAGTTGTCATTATCGGACCGTCCGGGTGCGGAAAAAGTACGCTTTTGCGCTGCCTGAACGGATTAGAAAAGATTCAGGGCGGTGTTGTCACAGTCGATAACCTTCCGGTGGAGCCGGACAGCAAGGAAATCACCAAAATTCGTCAGAAAATTGGAATGGTGTTCCAGTCCTACGACCTTTTCCCACATAAGACGGTGTTGGAAAATATAACGCTTGCGCCAAGAAAAGTACAAAAAAGGGACAAGGAAGAAGTGACAAAGGAAGCGATTGCCCTGCTCGATAAGGTTGGTCTTGCGGACAAAAAAGATTACTATCCAAGACAGCTTTCCGGTGGACAAAAGCAAAGGGTTGCGATTGTAAGAGCACTCTGCATGCACCCGGAAGTACTGCTTTTTGATGAAGTTACGGCGGCACTCGATCCGGAGATGGTACATGAAGTGCTTGAGACCATGCTAGAACTTGCCAAAAGTGGCTCTACCATGTTGATTGTCACGCATGAGATGGCATTTGCAAAAGCGGTCGCAGACCGGATTCTTTTCCTGGATGGAGGAGAGATTGTCAAACAGACCGACGACGTCGCAGGATTTTTTGCAAATCCGCAGACCGAAAGAGCAAAACGCTTCTTAAAAACGTTTGCCTATGAGGAGTAGAAATGTCCTTTCATAGTCTTGAACTTGCCTTAATTTAAGTGTATAATCACAGAAGTTGAATATTTAAATTAGGTATATTTCATATGAGGAGGAAAATCATGACAAACTGGAAGAATCTGGATACACTTGCTTCTTTCGACGCGCTTTCAAAAGTAGCACGTGTGAACCTTGTAGAGGCAATGACAGGAGATAACGGTGCAGACCGTGTAAAAAAATATAGCGTACCAATGGCAGAAGGCCTTGTATACAATTACGCAGCAAAACAGGTTGATGATAACGTATTAGCAGCTCTTTCTAAATTAGCAGAGGAAGCTCAGCTTACAGAGAAATTCGAAGCTTTATACAATGGTGAAGTTGTAAATACAGGCGAGAACCGTCTTGTACTTCATCACATGACACGTGGCCAGTTAGGCAATGCAGTAGAGGCAGACGGCGTTGACAAACGCAGCTTCTATGTAGAACAGCAGAACAGAATCGCAGATTTTGCAAATAAAGTACATGCCGGTGAAATCACAAACGCAGCCGGTGAGAAATTTACAACAGTCGTTCAGATTGGTATCGGTGGTAGTGACCTTGGTCCTCGTGCTATGTACTTGGCACTTGAGAACTGGGCAAAGAAGAACAACT
This genomic window from Roseburia sp. 831b contains:
- a CDS encoding amino acid ABC transporter ATP-binding protein; translated protein: MEELVKVNHLHKEYENHVVLKDISFSVKKGEVVVIIGPSGCGKSTLLRCLNGLEKIQGGVVTVDNLPVEPDSKEITKIRQKIGMVFQSYDLFPHKTVLENITLAPRKVQKRDKEEVTKEAIALLDKVGLADKKDYYPRQLSGGQKQRVAIVRALCMHPEVLLFDEVTAALDPEMVHEVLETMLELAKSGSTMLIVTHEMAFAKAVADRILFLDGGEIVKQTDDVAGFFANPQTERAKRFLKTFAYEE